From the genome of Plectropomus leopardus isolate mb chromosome 9, YSFRI_Pleo_2.0, whole genome shotgun sequence:
tcaataaacatttaaaatactagTTAAAGTACTAATAGTTTTTCTTGGCATCTTCTGATGAGTGTTGGCAAAAGTTGTACTAAAAAAGACCGCATCctgctattttatttaaagtattaaaatagGCAGGGGacaaatgtgtgtatgtatccATACATCAGCAGCCTGTGCGCTTATCTTGTGTGATGTAAAATGGGTAAAATGGAAATGCTTAAATGCTattaagtgtttattttcttaGCCCATCAACCATGAGTGAGCTCCCTCTATAAGTGACTGCTGAGTGAGTCAGACATGAACTATGAACTAACCTTAGTTCTGCTATTTAAAAGATTTCTACACAACTGTTTTAGACCGTCAGCAGAGGGATATAATTagtgtttttgcatgtattcACTTGTTTCAAAGTAAATGTAGTGTGTCCAAGAGTGGGAACTTGTCCTCTGTCTTTCATGTGTTAGTGGCGTAAATATTCAGCCAGGTTACTTGATgtacactatatggacaaaagtattgggaCACCTAAAATTTACACCTGCAGGAGCATTTATGGCATCCCATTCTAAATCCATAAGCAATAATATGCAGTTGGTTCCCCCTCTGCAGCTATAACAGCTTTCTTCAAGATTTTTGAGTGTGTATGTGGGAATGTTTGCCCTTTCATGCAGATTTTACAAACCTGGGGCAATGGGACTgaataaaacatctgaattcAATGATTAAGAGGTGTGGTCCAATACTGTCTTCCATATAGTGTACCTTGAATCATCTCAACTAGTAGTTAGAATGTAACATTGTGTGTCACTCACCACTTTGCGGACTCTGTTCTTATAGTCAATGTGaagctctttgtgtttctgcagggcAGCTTCTAAAGTCCTCCTTAGATCCAGCGCCCTCCTcaacagctgctgctcagcacCTGACTTGGTGAAgacctacaaacacacacacacacacacacacacacacacacacacacacacacacacacacacacacacacacaaacacaaacacaaacacaaacacacacagggaagaAAGGGAAGACAGGCAAACCTGTTACTGGGACAGTTGGACAGATCCAAGGCTTTCCATTATTCTTAGCTCTTGCAGTAGAAGAAGGagtgttagcattagcatcagTAACTAGAgggttgttttttcatcttgtACACTAATTTCTGTCCACACAATttaatatgattatttattCCTACATATTTTAGCCCTGTGTGTTTGTACTAACCTGAACCCAGCCCTGCACAGCTGGGAGGTGTTTGGTTGATATCAGTTTATGGAGGTCTATCATCGTGGAAACCACTGCCTCATTATCTTCTGTCTCCTTAACGTGAAGACCTGTGAGAGGgtggtgagaaaaaaagcaaagaaaagacaTATTTCACTGATACAGCCAGTGTCATAGTATAAAATCATTCCAGTATATACAttcatatctatatatatttatatctagatagatatagatagtctgtctgtctatatgtaATATACATTGACACTTAATTGGAAAAATGTCACTCTATGCCAATTATGAACTCAGcctaaataaaattgtaaaaaactgtttcactaacttttttcattaaaaagtagTTGAAACATTTCTACCTCCTGACCAGCACCACACATTTTTAGTAGAAACACACAGTAAACAACAAGTGATTGTGTATGTTATTGCGACGGTTTACAGCAGTAAACgattatattaaaaaaggaaCATGTAGTTTATCAAacttacaattacatttttttattgaacttaCCTATAATCATGATAGAAATTATGCAtgattgatatattttaaattaacttttttcttaatCCCATAAACCCCCTTCAACTCTACAGAGTGCCCCTATAGGTACCTGTACCCCCATTTGAGAAACCCCGTCCAATTTCGGTACTTGGACAGTTTTTGACACTCTGAGGTGGGGTAAAGcacagtgtgtacataaacacTGAGTTGCCAGTTTATGAGGTACACCTTGCTAAATGTACAAAATCAATTTGAATAACTAATAAAGCAGAAACGCAGTAATTCCGTGTCTGTCTCAGACTGTCAGAGACTGTGACAGACAGCTGATGAATTAAATATGATTGTTTTTGGGGAGACATAtagtttgtggtgctgttaGAATGTATTGCATTACATTGAATGgtgtctttattattttgtccacccccCCAAGGAATCAGCACCTCTAAGATACTGTCAGCATTATAGTTTTAACAGTTAAACTACAACTATTGTAAACTAGAGTGTGTTGTATGGCAGTACGAGTGGAGTTGTTCTAAACTGTGAACCCACCAGGACTGAGCTTCAGCTGCAGACTGTAGGAGTGAGAGACCAGGCCAGAGTTCCGAATGAAAGAGTCTTCATCCCGGGGatccccctcctcttcttcactacttccctcctcctctccgtcatcgtcctcctcctcctcctctccctcattgtcctcctcctctcccttctTATCCTCCTGTTCGTTCTcgtccctcctctctttctcctctctctcatcttCAGACCTCTCCATCTTTTCCTTCCCTTTTGTCCCGTTCCTGTTGTTCCCCTTTTCCTCTGTCGTTCCTTTgtcttcttttccttctctccacTCATCCTTCAGGTCCTTGCTGCAGCACGGCTGTTCATCCACTGATTCGTCGGCTGGTTGGGTGTTGGCACGGCTGTTGCTGGTGGTCCGGATGTCTGTGAGGTCAAACTCGGGGAAAAGCAGGTTCATGCAGGATTCCATCTCTGTCAGTGTCGCCTCGATTTCCTGATATGACTCTGACAAAGACACGATAcagaaaatgtcacattcaaGCACAAAAACATTCTAGATCTTCACAGACCACACAGCATCATAGGGAGTGTGCTGGACTGTCAATTTAATCCAGTtcttgacaataaaaaaatcaattagtATTGTCATTATCACTGGCagtaatgtttttaattcttaaggactgtttggtacattttacacacttttcattttggTTGTGCTCTTGAATATGGCATACACTTTgccaagattgtgtatttttgtttaatcttggaatttcaacaaacaaaatggttacattcatactgttaagtgcaaaaaatgctccactgaaacccatttaaactgcaatttttgatcccacagtcatcaaagcataaaaacatgcattgtattatttcggggtgtcattttgggcttttgccttggaatctGTTGTATGCactattttctacctgatgacataatgttttacttttatttatatggcaTATTGAGAAAAtgcatgctatttccactagaggcactgtcacaatcagtgttgctgctcaTCATTGGcatattccaggctgtgataatttaaaaaatctacttagcatgtagtatattgaaaaaaaatcaatttttgtgttttttcatctaaaaacatagtgacatcaCGACAAAAGCCTGGCTATTAAAGGgtaaaatttctgaaaattaatgaatatctcatatttttaattacaactgatcttaaaatataaactcaatgaaagtagaaaatcatattactgtaaaatattttttaaagcctgattttgaaaagcacattttgagcACAGAGCAATACAAATGTGTATTAAcgcaggccctaagggttaaacaatgTGGCATTTACCCTCCATGTCTTTGGAGGCTGCCTCCACTCTCTCCTTGTAGATCCTCTCCATTTTCCTCTGtcgctcctcctccctcctcctctctgctacCGTCCTGGCCTCAGCATCCTGGAAGTCAACCTGACAACACGGACGCATCACATCGCTTACAACATGGAAACGCAGTCAGCAACGGTAGCACGAAAAAGGACTGAGAGTGAACATAGCAGCTCCATGTCACCCAGTGTCATCATTAGGTGAACATTTTCATCTGTCCTCCAACACTTTGATTTATGAAAAAGGGGGGCGAATTTTTCTAAAGCTCAGAGGGTTGCTTCATTTCTGTGAAGTGCACTATCTCAATGCATTGTGTCAGATGAAGAAACCCATGTGACTTATGACGTCAACCTCACAAAGCTGCTAGCATGACTGCACACTATTAGTCTTGAGCAACGTGAGAACCATGTTGCCATATAATGGTTGGGGAAACAGTGCCTTCTGTGTCTGAGATATGACATTGagcaatggccagaaaagtgtttttgcagaacattatgatgtcacagtaaggttgaccttttggatataaaaagtCGTTATTAtttcctattagacatttgtgtgaaaagtTGTCAGTGTTAGCATGTGAATTCTtgagaaaacatgtttgctgAGGTCACAGTTACCAGATTCATTCagctcattcttgagtccaaggggatgtttgtgccaaatttgagagaACTCtgtcaaggtgttcttgagatactgcattcacCAGCATGCAACAGATGCAGTCACAGTGAcgttgacctttgatcaccaaaatctaatcaattcataCTTCACTCAAAGTGCTCATTTGTGCCGAACTTGAAGAAGCTGTGACCTTTgccttttaccaccaaaatctaatcagttcattgttgagtccaactgaatgtttgtgccaaatttgaaaaactccctcaaagtgttcttgagagtTTATGTTCACAAGcatgagacagacgaggtcaccgtgatctttgaccaccaaaatctaatcagttcattcttgagtctaagtgaacatttttgccttatttgCTGAAATTCTGCAAGCTACTGTGTATGGAACTGTTATGATACCTGCATGATTGTAAATCTTTACAGGCAAAATATCagcacaaaaatgtggaaaaactttGATAGACTAACTTCACTGTGTGctgtattttacattgtggtTGCTTTCAGTCTTTTAATTCATCAACAGAATGTTGATGGGAAATTGGAAATGTTTCTCCTTAGCTACAGTATCATTGCGTTATTGCACAGTTTGTCCAgtagcaacaaaagaaaaagtctccTACCTTCTTAACCTGTTTGAGGAAGTGGTAGCCGAGCGCTAACTTCTTATAAGCTGTCCCAAAAGAGGCCTGCCATGACTGGACAGTCTGGATGGCCAGTGACCTCAGCTTCCTGGCTACTTCTTTGGGAGGAGGGAGAGGCTGCTCCGAGTCTGTCTCTACTGTCAACTCCAAGAACTCCTACAGGAGAGGGAGGATcgagagagatgaggagagaaaagggagatgATAGGAACATGCTACACTTGATATCCCAAAAATACACGGATACATTTTGTAACTGCTCAGGTTACACAGCGAGACATTTATTTCCATAACTGACTTGTAATGACCTGAATAAGACCTGCACCTGAGTATAATAAGATGACAGGtgtgaaaacaaattcaaatgcatattataatattatacatATTAACTCGTAAAACTAGGTGCTGTGGTGTTTGGTGTGAGATAACTACGTGAGAGGAGCGTTTGGTGTACATGATGTCCGTACCTGGAAGTTGTCCACCAGCAGCGTTCTGAAGTGGTGTGACCTGGAGAACAGCTCACTGGCTATCTGGAAGGCAGACAGTCGGATCTCGGCGTGTTCTTGGTTCAGTTGAGACATTACAGAGTGGTACACTTGGTCTATGCAGTCATTGGACACTCTGAGAGgaatgacacacacagagtgaacaCTATTAACGATTTGTCATTAAATCTTACACCATCTGTGTGAAaatactgtattatttctgttatttatatTCTTATAATCATGCAAATTCCAACTTtaccacaatgtttttaaatgatttccCACTACAAATCTTTTGCCATCAAACTGTCTACAAACAAGTTGTTTAACCCCTTAGGCCCGtttaatattgcacacactcgtatcgctctgcgaTTTCACCTGTTAGTATAGACCACATTTTTCCATTGAGTGTTGACAACATCCATTTTTGATTCCAAACAAAGACCACAGCAGGTGTGTGATCAACCTGAAGACGTTTTACCCATTAGCAGAGTTGAGTTACCCCTTTTTTGACGGTTGAATGTAGTGATTTATACGCACAACAAAGTTTTTTAGTGACCACAGAGCACATTTTGCATTAttagagatataaaaaaaactttttcatggCCTGATGGACATATAAAGGGGCCCCAGTGCAAAAAACAATGATGTGAGCCCAGTTTAGAACTTTAAATATGTGTCGCAATTGAGCAagattttttgttcttgttgggcttttttggcctttatttaaaaggacagctagagagatgacaggaaagaGGGATGAGAGACTGgggatgacacacagcaaagggccgccAACTGGACTCAAACCCGGGGCCACTTCAACAAGGAATGAATTATTCTTCTGGGTAGTTAGAAACATACTTGCAGATCTTCTTGATTTCCTTCATTTTGTCCTGGTTGAGCTGTGGCTGTCCTGATGTGGTCAGCTCCTCCACCAGCTCCGACAGCCTGTCCCTCTGAGACAACTCCATCACTGCTCATTAACACACGTGCCAACGGGAACACACCGCTGATGACGAAAAGGAGATTACATGGAGTGAAATTCTCCAGCTTAATCATTTAACAAGACAGACAACAATAATATctgtgtcaaaataaataaataaatggaaacgTGAGGTGTGAATCCTGGTGAAAACTATGATCAGCTACACGAGTGCTGGGAAGATatacaaagagagaaacactaCATGATATAGAAATGTTgctatcacaaaaaaatactggCTTACATTGTTTAAGTGTTGAATGcacttttgaaaaatcaagcttaataatgtttttagattaaaaaaaacacacaaaaaaatcaattacttTCAATGTATGACATGCAAAGTAGATCACAGTTTTTTGGATTGTCATAGCCTTGTATacgtcaatgatttgcagcaacattgctTTTgatacattgttatttttttgtgcggtgtaaaacactcacactcataccgctctgcacacaaaatgggcttttcagaatcaggctttaaaaaatattatacatgaaTACAATTTTCTACTATTATTGAGTTAATTGTTTTATCCCAcattagtcctaatcataaatatgaaatagttactaatttttttttttattttaacccttgccaggtttttttcatgatgccactatgtttttagatgactTAACTTCATACACAGTCTAACGCAATTGATATTACTGACACAGGTTTTGTTCTAACTGTGATTTCACTTTTATAAGTTCTAGTTTATGGTGGTGTATGACAGTGCActtagtggaaatagcatgtttttttttctccaaatgccAATAATgggttttaaaaatgacatcatcaggtggaaaatagtaaaaataagaaattccatggcaaaagtccagaatgacaccctGAAATAccacaatgcatgtttttgtcttttaaaggctgtgggatcaaaaatgtcagtctgaatgggtttcagtggtgcatttttttgcacttaacagtatgaatgcaACAATTCTGTTTCCACACAGTAacttagacttattgtaggagctgagccgGAAATTTCAAgattcaacaaaaatacataatcttgCAATAATGTataccatatgcatgaacacagtcaaattatcaaaaatgaagAACGAAAAGCTTGTAAAATACAAATAGtaagggttaaaacaaatacGTAAGAGTATTTTGGTGTTACAGAAGTCCTCCCATAGTACCATCAGAAATGTCTAAATTCTCATGCTTAAAACAACTGCACTGTGGGCTGTAATATATTTAGAATATCACAAAGTATATTGTAGATACTCCGCTATATTACAGTTATAAGGAAAGGTCATGTACCCACCACATGTATTAAGCTGGACTGTAACGATAATGCAGGCGAGCAGCCCACACACCATGTATAATGATTTAATTTAGCCAGCTTACGCTAATTAACGTtttaattaacaacaaaaacccaaatttgcaattttttagtCTGTTTATATATTCTAATCTGTTTTatcaaattttaaaggaaaaatatagaGAAGGAAGTGGCTACAAATCCTATCCTCGCGGTACCTctccaggtgaaagtccaggtcGTGTTGAAAATTAATTCATAGGTTAGCACTTTGTTAGCTGCTACCATGctaataaatgtaaacacaggTTGTGTCTTTAAGCAGCGCGGAATATTAGCTTGTTTAAATGAATACACTGACTCAGTCGGTTACCTACCTGTTAGCTCCAAGTGACCAAAGAAACAAGTAGTCCATTCATGACAAAAGCCAGTAAATTACCGGCTGTTATTTAACACCGTTCATGGACGATCATCCTACGATAACGTTAGATATGTAAACATCACTATTTCCGGTAGCTGTTTGTACCACCGGTTCGACCTTTCATAATAAAAGCCTCGAAAAGAATAATGACCTTTGTGGGAAGATTTATCaagtaaaatgagaaaaattagTAACTGATAAAAATATTACCATGAAACTCCCCCAAGCTGATTACTTACAgctagatatttttttatattacaagttttttaaaaaaaagagtatgcTCAAATATGGTACctaattaaatgtaaacagattTACTTATCTTTCCAGAGCAGAAATCTTGACACTGAATCcacctttgaatttttttgctttgtttttgacatattaGGGTCAAGGGTGTCTCATTCtatctatataaataaatctattttcattatattacccaaaataatttttttgtaaaacctcTGTTAAACCTTTAGAACATAGATAggaataaagcagtttgatgTATGTTAGTAATACTGCAATGGAGATTTTTGGCTCAGAGCATTAGGGAAAAAAACTTACATTGAGAAAACGGCCtttaaagatatatattgtaaaattctatacatttttagacaaaaataagacactagggtaatagaaaaaaaagaaaattccccAGCTGATCACTTACACTATGTTATGTTTTGcattgcaagttttttttaataaaattttatatgttaatatgcaaatgagacataatgtaattaaatatgcactttttgcaTAAATACCCAAATCAGAAATCCGAACTTTAATACATACCTGACTGTGTGATTCTGTAAGTTTCTGCACAATGTTGCTGGCtttgaaatgttcaacaaagcTTCATAACTGCAGCATTGACAAGTCTGAACTGGAAACTGAAGCTACTTGATACTCTATCTTAAGATGCAGTCACATcatcatgaaacaaaaaaatcgaTATAGCACGATATCGATAAACAGATGCCAAGTATcgatttttttattacatgaaTGATCGTTAttgcaaatatatattaaatgttttagaataataaaatcaatagcTTTTTATATCTACTAGATACAGTTTgcagcaataaaaaatgactgaagttataaacagactgaaaaatgtaTCTTAGACATAACTGATGTTGGTAatgttttcctttggggacttaatttgcagttgaaaaaagtcaattgAAATGTATCACAAATGATGTTATCACAACAATCAGAATATTGTGTCgtgtaaaatcacaaaaaatattgttttgttatttatattgtgatatcttGATAGTTGGTGGTCTGATTTCTGGTTGAACTTGAAGGtaacacaaaaataagaaagaaacaccatctttacaaaaaatatttattcttaaattaggcacacaaaataaaattattttacatgacAGCCTTTTTTCTGATCCCCACCCCCGTCCAAAAACAGTCGAATGCCACAGACGAAATCTTGATTTGCTCAAGTTCAGACTGTGTCTGCAAAAGGTCCATTGTCCTTGCACTTCATGCAGTGGACTCTtgtcttctgtctttctgtggtTGGTCGTGCAGGTTTTTAATATCTAAGCAGTCTTTAAGTCTGTGAAATGCCACAGTGcatttatcatgttttcatcTTGACTTGTAGAGCATCTATAAGTTCTACAATCTCTGTGAAGTAGCCGTTCTCCTCTCCGAGAATCATCTCTGACTGGACCATTTCCTGGTACTGGTGtctgagagagagcagagagccCAGCAGAGAGCTGTCTGAGCGGTACTGATCCGAACACACGGGTGCCATCGCCAGGAGAGCCCGCAGAGCCTGAGAGAGGAATGACACAAACACTCAGAGCAAGTTCATTTATACACTTTGTTCATCTGTTCAGGCAGTCTGGCTCTCTGATTGGGTAACTTTAGTTTCTTTAACCCTGTGGGCCCGCTTTAATACCACACACgctcatatcgctctgcacacaaaagtcgcttttcaaaatcaagctctGAAAAACATTATAcgataatattattttctactttgattgacttattttttaaacatcaatcttaatcataaacatcaaatattcattaatttctggatattttaaccatttaaatgtcaggtttttgtcatgatgctgctatgttttaaaatgaaaaaaaacagacaaacaaaaattgaattattttcaatatgcagCATGCTgagtagattttgtttttgatgatcacagcctggggtttgtcaatgattagcagcaacattgacagTGACAGTGTACCTGGTTgtaatagcatgtattttctccatatgccaaatacgGTAAAAATGAGgcggaaaatagtaaaaagtgggatcaaaaattgttCAGTTTGAAcgggtttcagtggagcattttttgcacttaacagtatgaatgtaacaattttgttgcCACAGtctattttagacttattgtaggaaatgagctggaaattccaagatcaaacaaaaatatacaatttcaccaaaatgtatgccatatgcatgaccacagccaaaattatcaaaaaataaagaagtaaaagctgttaaaatgcaccaaacagtctctAGGGTCAAACTTGAACCatacttttccatgtttttgtgtcctaGTGATAAGATTATTTTCCTAAATCGGTACTGAGTGCTACATTACAGGCttcaatgtaaccactctgggcatGTCTTCACAGTGCACATGGTTCTTGAAGGCTTTCgttaaaagtgttttctgttAGAAATCtattttgtttaaccaaaaactGTGACCTGTTTTCCTAACTGTAACCAAGAAATCCTATCGAGGTAGAAAGCCCTCAAGGGAAACTTCCCCTAAATGCACATATCTTCAATGTACGTCCactaaagtgtttgttttttccagtggACAAGCTCaaattgttattctaagtgtctggcAACATTCTGTTAAGGATCcatacagagacagaccttaTTGCTAAACAGTAACATCCTTTTGTGTTTAGGAAAGCCTTAATTAGTTgcatagacacaaaaacatagggaaatAGAGTCTAGATTAAAACATATCAGAGTTTCCCTTTAAATGCAAATACTGGTTAATTAGATTGAATCTTCAGCATATCAAAGTGAGTCCACCTTCTCCCTGTAGTCGTGCTCAGTGgactgcagcagctgtgggacCAAACTGCACCAGCCCTTCTCCAGCAGCTCCCCCTGCAGGGACACCTTCGAGTACTGCCGCACCCGCTCTTCATGGGAGGCATCCTGCACCAGGTCCAGACCTGCCTGAGAGATCAGCTCCTGGTGGTGAAGGAGAGACCAGCATCAGCGTCAACCGGGGCCTTAGAGTCTGAGCCATTGCATGAAAATTGTTCTTctttactataaaaataaatcacgATGAAATTTTACGTCTTGACTAACAGTTTGTGGGTCGTACCTTCTCACTGATCATGTCATATAACATGGTGACGATGCGTGTCCGCAGAACTCCGCCTCCGTCTTCCCTGAACAGCTCTGATAGGACCTGCAGCCCTCCGTGTGACAGGAAGTGGCGCTGCGCGTAGGGGAAGTTACGCAGGAGGGAGGCCACTGCGAACAGAACCTGGCGCACAGAAAACAC
Proteins encoded in this window:
- the uvssa gene encoding UV-stimulated scaffold protein A, whose protein sequence is MELSQRDRLSELVEELTTSGQPQLNQDKMKEIKKICKVSNDCIDQVYHSVMSQLNQEHAEIRLSAFQIASELFSRSHHFRTLLVDNFQEFLELTVETDSEQPLPPPKEVARKLRSLAIQTVQSWQASFGTAYKKLALGYHFLKQVKKVDFQDAEARTVAERRREEERQRKMERIYKERVEAASKDMEESYQEIEATLTEMESCMNLLFPEFDLTDIRTTSNSRANTQPADESVDEQPCCSKDLKDEWREGKEDKGTTEEKGNNRNGTKGKEKMERSEDEREEKERRDENEQEDKKGEEEDNEGEEEEEDDDGEEEGSSEEEEGDPRDEDSFIRNSGLVSHSYSLQLKLSPGLHVKETEDNEAVVSTMIDLHKLISTKHLPAVQGWVQVFTKSGAEQQLLRRALDLRRTLEAALQKHKELHIDYKNRVRKVMKASDGEEDDDDDDDFDEVPEKEGYEPHIPEHLRAEYGLDPAPSTSTAPVTKQPPAKRPAAPPPLSSFSSSSSSRRLKRLIEEEQDPTCAAATLRHIRKNLPLPAESSSTSSAPTTSQATSEQKAADAPVVPFGLDLYYWGQEQPNAGKIIKSASQHQFWVPIEVDEEVENEELLAESRSRYISFPGRFTPVSHHCRAPLGNGKLCQRQDRLKCPFHGRIIPRDDDGRPCSQEDRLREEQEERRRREEQPDWRDAELMRDIEAATGEDLGSDRVGKKGKKGKKKKHPNLSDLKQRANTSRSRLEKKVLSKSAMRRVAEVMSKADRRKHDKFSNQFNYALN